The following are from one region of the Amycolatopsis sp. QT-25 genome:
- the ggt gene encoding gamma-glutamyltransferase, whose product MAAHRSTLGRITAVTAIAALVGTAAPGTAAAAPPTPKSPTAVGYLGAVSSIDADATAIGTKILREGGNAVDAAVATAAALGVTDPFSAGFGGGGFFVYYDARTGKVHTLDGRETAPSTANENLFVENGKAIPFAEAVTSGLSVGVPGTPATWDEALRKWGTRSLAKAVKPAEDLARKGFTVDQTFAGQIANNAARFSAFPSTRSLYLPGGVPPAVGTTFKNPDLAGTYAQLAAKGTDVLYRGPIGADVVDTVRKPPVDPASTLKVRPGDLTAADLAGYRVVERKPTKTRYRGLDVYGMPAPSSGGLTVGEALNILENTKLSKLERADYLHYFLESTRYAFADRNRWIGDPAFVDVPAKELISQRFADSRACLIDPAKAGTSPVAPADPRKPTPCVAGTNAAPTPYEGENTTHLTVADRWGNVVAYTLTIEQEGGSGIVVPGRGFLLNNELTDFSFTPVTPGVPDPNLPGPAKRPRSSMAPTIVLEHGKPFLAVGSPGGASIITTVLQILTGRIDRGRKLVDAIAEPRASQRNSAAAQVEQAFLDQTEVLAALKAKGQGFSTAPAEIGAATGVERLRDGRWLAAAEPTRRGGGSAAVVLPWPPR is encoded by the coding sequence ATGGCCGCGCACAGAAGCACTCTGGGACGCATCACCGCAGTCACCGCGATCGCCGCCCTGGTCGGCACGGCCGCGCCGGGTACCGCGGCCGCGGCACCACCGACACCCAAGTCCCCGACCGCCGTCGGCTATCTGGGCGCGGTGTCGAGCATCGACGCGGACGCGACCGCGATCGGCACGAAGATCCTGCGTGAGGGCGGCAACGCCGTCGACGCGGCCGTCGCGACGGCCGCCGCGCTCGGTGTCACCGACCCGTTCTCCGCCGGGTTCGGCGGTGGTGGCTTCTTCGTCTACTACGACGCGCGCACCGGCAAGGTGCACACCCTCGACGGCCGTGAGACCGCGCCGTCGACGGCGAACGAGAACCTCTTCGTCGAGAACGGCAAGGCGATCCCGTTCGCCGAAGCCGTCACCAGCGGGTTGAGCGTCGGCGTGCCCGGCACACCCGCCACCTGGGACGAAGCCCTGCGCAAGTGGGGGACCAGGTCACTGGCGAAGGCGGTGAAACCCGCCGAGGACCTCGCCCGTAAGGGCTTCACCGTCGACCAGACCTTCGCCGGCCAGATCGCGAACAACGCCGCCCGCTTTTCGGCGTTCCCGTCGACCCGGTCGCTGTACCTGCCCGGCGGGGTGCCGCCCGCGGTCGGCACGACGTTCAAGAATCCCGACCTCGCCGGCACATACGCGCAGCTCGCCGCCAAGGGCACCGACGTGCTCTACCGCGGCCCGATCGGCGCCGACGTCGTCGACACCGTGCGGAAACCGCCAGTCGACCCCGCGTCGACCCTGAAGGTGCGCCCCGGTGACCTGACCGCGGCCGACCTCGCCGGATACCGCGTGGTCGAGCGGAAACCGACCAAGACCAGGTACCGCGGACTCGACGTCTACGGCATGCCCGCGCCGTCTTCGGGTGGGCTGACCGTCGGCGAGGCGCTGAACATCCTCGAGAACACGAAGCTCTCGAAGCTGGAGAGGGCCGACTACCTGCACTACTTCCTGGAATCGACCCGGTACGCCTTCGCCGACCGTAACCGGTGGATCGGCGACCCGGCCTTCGTCGACGTCCCGGCGAAGGAACTGATCAGCCAGAGGTTCGCCGACAGCCGCGCGTGCCTGATCGACCCCGCGAAGGCCGGGACGAGCCCGGTCGCGCCCGCCGACCCGCGCAAGCCGACGCCGTGTGTGGCGGGGACGAACGCCGCGCCGACGCCGTACGAGGGCGAGAACACCACGCACCTGACGGTCGCCGACCGATGGGGCAACGTCGTCGCCTACACGCTGACCATCGAGCAGGAGGGCGGGAGCGGCATCGTCGTTCCGGGCCGCGGGTTCCTGCTCAACAACGAACTGACCGACTTCTCCTTCACCCCGGTGACGCCGGGTGTGCCCGACCCGAACCTGCCGGGTCCGGCGAAGCGGCCGCGTTCGTCGATGGCGCCGACCATCGTGCTCGAGCACGGCAAGCCTTTCCTCGCCGTCGGCTCGCCCGGTGGCGCGTCGATCATCACCACGGTGCTGCAGATCCTCACCGGCCGTATCGACCGCGGCCGGAAACTCGTCGACGCGATCGCCGAACCGCGTGCTTCGCAGCGGAACTCGGCGGCCGCGCAGGTCGAGCAGGCGTTCCTCGACCAGACCGAGGTGCTCGCGGCGCTGAAGGCCAAGGGGCAGGGCTTCTCGACAGCGCCCGCGGAGATCGGGGCCGCGACCGGGGTCGAACGGCTGCGGGACGGCCGGTGGCTCGCCGCCGCCGAACCGACCCGGCGGGGTGGCGGCTCGGCGGCCGTCGTGCTGCCCTGGCCGCCGAGGTAG
- the fmt gene encoding methionyl-tRNA formyltransferase, whose product MRLVFAGTPEPAVPSLRALLASEQHEVVAVVTRPDAQAGRGRRVVRSPIGALADEHGIEVLTPPKAGDPAFLARLAEIAPDACPVVAYGALLPQAALDIPAHGWVNLHFSLLPAWRGAAPVQAAIRAGDEITGASTFRIVKELDAGPVYGVITEQIADTDTAGEALARLAESGAKLLVSTMDGIADGTLRAVEQPGDGVSYAPKVTVEDARVSFADPATAVDRQIRAVTPEPGAWAEFRGERLKLGPVTIVDEPGPPPGELVVERKRVLVGTASKPVRLGEVQAQGKKRMAATDWARGTRIEQGERLQ is encoded by the coding sequence ATGCGCCTCGTCTTCGCCGGCACCCCCGAACCGGCCGTCCCGTCGCTGCGCGCGCTCCTCGCGTCCGAACAGCACGAGGTCGTCGCCGTCGTGACCCGCCCGGACGCGCAGGCAGGCCGCGGCCGCCGCGTCGTCCGGTCCCCGATCGGCGCGCTGGCCGACGAGCACGGGATCGAGGTGCTGACCCCGCCCAAGGCGGGCGACCCCGCGTTCCTCGCCCGGCTCGCGGAGATCGCCCCCGACGCGTGCCCGGTGGTCGCCTACGGGGCGCTGTTGCCCCAAGCCGCGCTGGACATCCCGGCGCACGGCTGGGTCAACCTGCACTTCTCGCTGCTGCCCGCGTGGCGCGGTGCCGCGCCGGTCCAGGCCGCGATCCGCGCCGGGGACGAGATCACCGGCGCTTCGACGTTCCGCATCGTCAAGGAACTCGACGCGGGACCGGTGTACGGCGTGATCACCGAGCAGATCGCCGACACCGACACCGCGGGTGAAGCTTTGGCCAGGCTGGCGGAGTCCGGGGCGAAGCTGCTCGTGTCCACGATGGACGGAATCGCCGACGGCACGCTGCGTGCGGTGGAGCAGCCCGGCGACGGCGTGAGCTACGCGCCCAAGGTGACCGTCGAGGACGCACGCGTGTCGTTCGCCGACCCGGCCACCGCGGTCGACCGGCAGATCCGCGCGGTCACGCCGGAACCCGGCGCGTGGGCGGAGTTCCGGGGCGAGCGGCTGAAGCTCGGCCCGGTGACGATCGTCGACGAGCCGGGGCCCCCGCCGGGTGAGCTGGTCGTGGAACGCAAGCGGGTCCTGGTCGGCACGGCGTCGAAGCCGGTGCGGCTGGGCGAAGTGCAGGCGCAGGGGAAGAAGCGGATGGCGGCCACCGATTGGGCGCGCGGTACGAGGATCGAACAAGGAGAGCGCCTGCAGTGA
- a CDS encoding RsmB/NOP family class I SAM-dependent RNA methyltransferase, protein MNERRERRPSRPERGRPGPRKEGPSRPPQIDPARQVAFDVLRAVREDDAYANLVLPQLLRNRRISGRDAALATELTYGTCRAVGMLDAVIGACLDRPLAKVDAIVLDGLRLGAYQLLRTRIPQHAAVGSTVDLVRAEVGSWIAGFVNAVLRSVSEKDEETWLNELAPDEAADPIGAYALRTAHPRWVARSFAEALGDKGPELKAALEADDDRPDVHLVARPGEISADELAAITGGDVAPYSPYGVRLPAGSGDPGDIEPIREKLAAVQDEGSQLCAVAVTKVPLTGSDERWLDLCAGPGGKAALLGALASISGATVDAVEKAPHRAKLIENAVQGLPVTIHVADGRETGLEPGYDRVLVDAPCSGLGSLRRRPEARWRRQPGDISDLTKLQGQLITAALDLVRPGGVVTYVVCSPHLAETEGVVGETARRAGAQIVDAREFFPGVPQLGNGPYVQLWPHRHGTDAMFCAVLRKPDSAG, encoded by the coding sequence GTGAACGAGCGTAGGGAACGCCGGCCGTCGAGGCCGGAGCGAGGCCGTCCGGGCCCGCGTAAAGAAGGGCCCAGCCGCCCGCCGCAGATCGACCCGGCCCGGCAGGTCGCCTTCGACGTCCTGCGCGCGGTCCGCGAAGACGACGCGTACGCGAACTTGGTGCTGCCGCAGCTGCTGCGCAACCGCCGGATCTCCGGTCGTGACGCGGCGCTGGCCACCGAACTGACCTACGGCACCTGCCGCGCGGTCGGCATGCTGGACGCCGTCATCGGGGCCTGCCTCGACCGGCCACTGGCCAAAGTGGACGCCATCGTGCTGGACGGCCTGCGGCTCGGCGCGTACCAGCTGCTGCGCACCCGTATCCCCCAGCACGCCGCCGTCGGGTCCACTGTGGACCTCGTCCGCGCCGAAGTCGGATCCTGGATCGCGGGTTTCGTGAACGCCGTGCTCCGCTCGGTGTCCGAAAAGGACGAAGAGACCTGGCTGAACGAACTGGCCCCGGACGAGGCCGCCGACCCGATCGGCGCCTACGCGTTGCGGACGGCGCACCCGCGCTGGGTCGCGCGATCGTTCGCGGAGGCCTTGGGGGACAAGGGGCCTGAGCTGAAGGCGGCGTTGGAGGCCGACGACGACCGGCCCGACGTCCACCTGGTCGCCCGGCCCGGTGAGATCAGCGCCGACGAACTGGCCGCCATCACCGGCGGTGACGTGGCCCCGTACTCGCCCTACGGTGTCCGGTTGCCCGCGGGCTCCGGCGATCCCGGCGACATCGAACCGATCAGGGAAAAGCTGGCCGCCGTGCAGGACGAGGGCAGTCAGCTGTGCGCCGTCGCCGTCACGAAGGTCCCGCTCACCGGCTCCGACGAGCGCTGGCTGGACCTGTGCGCCGGCCCCGGTGGCAAGGCCGCGCTGCTGGGCGCGCTGGCGTCGATCAGCGGCGCGACCGTCGACGCGGTCGAGAAGGCGCCGCACCGCGCGAAGCTGATCGAGAACGCCGTCCAAGGCCTTCCGGTGACCATCCACGTCGCCGACGGCCGCGAAACCGGCCTCGAACCGGGCTACGACCGCGTCCTGGTCGACGCGCCGTGCAGCGGGCTCGGCTCACTGCGGCGTCGTCCGGAGGCGCGCTGGCGCCGTCAGCCCGGTGACATCTCGGACCTGACGAAACTGCAGGGCCAGCTGATCACCGCGGCACTGGACCTGGTCCGCCCCGGCGGCGTCGTCACCTACGTCGTCTGCTCGCCGCATCTGGCCGAGACCGAAGGCGTCGTGGGGGAGACCGCGCGCCGCGCCGGTGCCCAGATCGTCGACGCGCGGGAGTTCTTCCCGGGTGTCCCGCAGCTCGGCAACGGCCCGTACGTCCAGCTGTGGCCGCACCGCCACGGCACGGACGCGATGTTCTGCGCCGTCCTGCGGAAGCCGGATTCGGCCGGGTGA
- a CDS encoding flavoprotein, with translation MSRVLGLVASSCGGLDTRFAAQLAKPAADRGWELAITLTPTAARWLEETGVLGDLEECTELPIRSTSRLPGESRPHPDPAVFLFAPASANSVAKLALGIADNQALTLLGDVLGTPGVTIVLGYQIQDTRVHHPAWQRHLDTLASAGVTTARLSPAAAWTSVLDLLPSV, from the coding sequence GTGAGCAGGGTACTCGGCCTGGTCGCGAGCTCGTGCGGCGGACTGGACACCCGGTTCGCCGCACAGCTCGCGAAACCGGCCGCGGACCGCGGCTGGGAGCTCGCGATCACGCTGACCCCCACCGCGGCCCGCTGGCTGGAAGAGACCGGCGTGCTCGGTGACCTGGAAGAATGCACCGAGCTGCCGATCCGCAGTACCTCCCGGCTGCCGGGCGAGTCCCGGCCGCATCCGGATCCCGCGGTGTTCCTGTTCGCGCCCGCGTCCGCGAACTCCGTGGCGAAACTGGCGCTGGGCATCGCCGACAACCAGGCGCTGACCCTGCTCGGCGACGTCCTCGGCACCCCGGGCGTCACGATCGTGCTGGGCTACCAGATCCAGGACACGCGGGTGCACCATCCGGCGTGGCAGCGCCATCTCGACACGCTCGCCTCCGCCGGGGTCACCACCGCGAGGCTCAGCCCGGCGGCCGCGTGGACCTCCGTGCTGGACCTGCTGCCGTCGGTTTAG